ACGCCTGCTTCTGACAGTCGTTGACGCCGTCCGCGCCGAGGCTCTTCACCAGGTCGGTCTTCGTCGCGCTCGCGGTCGTGGCCACGCTCGCACCGAGATGTTTCGCCTGGTGGATGGCGATGGTACGAGGCACCGGATCGGTCGCGGAGATACTGATGCTGTAGAGCGGTGCTTTTGTCTCTCCCCCCGCACCACCAGATCCGCCAACGTCCTGTCCTTGCTTCCGGTTTCGATGATCGCGGTCGCCATGTCGTCTCCGCGGTGCGCGCGAGTGCGCTGACCGGCCCGACGCTACGGGCAGCGAGCCGCAAGCGGATCGGTCATCGGATCGGTCATCGGATCGGTCACGGAGACGGCGAAGTTCGGATCGCCGTCGGGCCGCGCCTGCGCCGCGCCTTCCGCGCCCGGATCGAGAAGTTGTCCGCGCCTGCCCGCACCGCGCTCCTTCTCGCCGCCGCCGGTCGTCGCCGCAGCGATCGCAACCCCCTGCGCCAGGCCGCACTTGTGCTCGGCCTCGACGCACTCGGGTGGGACCAGGCGATGCACTCGGGCCTGCTCACCACACGCCCGGACGGCCGTGTCTGCTTCCACCCACTGATGGAGGCGGTGGTTGCTCTGCCCGCCGTCACCCATGTGAGTACGGTCATAATTTAAAACCGGCCAGACTCTTGCCGAGCGTTCGTCAACTGTAGTCGTATGGTCGTAAGGCAAAGAAACGGAAGCGGTCGGGCAGCCGAGTTGCGCGAGCCCCGCCGGTCCAGGAGGTTCGCCCTCCCCATCCGAAAGGGACTTCCCGTGAAGTCGCTGGTCGCATCGAAGCTGACGCCGGCAACGGTGGACGAAGCGCGGGAGTCGGGGCAGGCGAAGGCCGATGCGGCTGCGGTGCGACATGGCTTGGGCGCCTCCGGTCCACTCGCCGCTTTTGCCCGGTTCGTTCTGTTCGGCGGCGGTGTCGGGGTCGCGTCCAGCGCCGCCGTGGCGGTGCTCGCAGGACTGATTCCCTGGGCTGTGGCGAACGCGCTGATCACCGTCGCCTCCACTGCGCTCGGCACGGAGCTCCACGCACGCTTCACCTTCGGGACAGGGCGTGCCGGATGGCGCCAGCACTGGCAGTCGGCGGGGTCGGCCACGGCCGCCTACGCGGTGACCTCCGCCGCGGTGTTCGTCCTGCACCTGATGCAACCGTCGGCCGCAACTCTCTACGAGCAAGCCGTCTACCTCGGCGCCGCCGGACTCGCCGGTATCGGCCGTTTCCTGGTGCTGCGCCTGTTCGTTTTCGCCGACAGCGGGACCCGCCCGACAACGCGGGCCATGGGCTCCTCGCCGGCTGGCCGAGCGGGCGCGCAGGTGTCCGTGGTCGCACCGCTTCCTGCACTCTGAGCGGATAGGCGAACATCGGGGCTGACGCGGTGAGCGGTTCCGGGCGGGCATCGGCCCGGGCTTGTGGGCTTCTGTATCGCCGCCGAGGTCGGCAGCGATGTCGACGAGTCCGGCCCGCAGGTCCGCCTCCCGGTCACCGGCAAGGACGGCGCCCAGCAGGTCCTAACGCCTGCCGGCCGCCGGGCGCTGAACGGCCACCTGACCGAGCTCGAGGAGGCCCTCGCCAACCCCGACCACCTCGCTCCTGTCCGCCATCACCTTGAGGAACAGCGCAACGTGAACACCCCGATGCTCCAGGACATCCTCGGCGACCGGAGTGGGCGGACCTCCTTATCCGCGTTGACCGGCGCGGCCTGACCCCGCTGTTCTGGTTACTCGTCCGGCCCTACGGCGATGTGAACCTCCACATGGACACCCGCCTGAACCTCACCGCGGCGACTGTTGCGGGGCCCCGGCACGCGGACGGCGAGCCCGCCCGATCCGCCACGCAGAATGCATGAACCTGCTCCGCTACATGCCCGGGCCGGGCCGCGCCGACATCTCGCCGGGCGCGATACCGACACGCGGCTGCTCTCGACCTGAGTACCGCGGCTCGGCTTTGCCGCCGGCACTCCCGTGGGTCAGTCGCCCAGTTGCCCGGTGAACTGCGCCATGATGGCCGGGTACAGCAGGGCCTGGTCGTCGTGCAGCGTGGACTTCACGTTGCGGCTGAGCTCATCGACGATGGCTTCGGGCCGACCTGCCTCAAGCGCGTCCAGGGCACTGCGGGCCACGTCGGCAGGAGGTGTCTTGGCGACGTCGAAGCCGGCCTGCATGTCGGTGTCGACGGGCCCGACGTGGACGGCGACGACCTCGGTCCCCTGTGTCTTGAGCTGCTGCCTGGCGGCGTTGGTGTAGCTCCACGCGGCTGCCTTCGACGCGCCGTACGTCGCGGCTACGGGGTAGGCCGCCCACGAGGCGACCGAGAGCATGTTGACGAAGGCACCGCCGCCGTTGGCGGCCACGACCGGCGCGAAGGCCTGCGTCATGGAGATGAGCCCGAAGTAGTTCACCTCGAGCTCGCTGCGCGCCACGTCGAGCGACGCGGAGAGGGGGAAGTTGCTGCTGGCGACACCGGCGTTGTTCACGACGATCGAGACGTCGGCGAACTGGGCGGCGGCCGCGGCGACGGCTGCCGGGTCCGTGACGTCCAGCGCGACGGGCGTGAGCCGCGGGTCCGTGATGGAGGCGACATCACGGACAGCCGCGTACACCTTGGTCGCACCGCGGGCGAGGAGCTCGTCCGCGAAGGCCTTGCCGATGCCACGATTGGCACCGGTCACCAAAGCGACCGAACCTTCGATCTTCATGTCTGCCTCTTCTCCTCAGATGGTTCTTCGGGGGTGGGGGCACGCCCAGGTAATGGGGCGTGCCCCCGGGAGGGCTGGTCAGGCCGGCCTCGACGAGCGCGACTGCTGCCCCGGCGCATGACTTCCGTGCCGCCGACGGTCGATGGCCGCGAAACTGTCGGCCGAGACGTGCCGTTCGCCTTTCGCGCGCGGCTGTTTACTCGTCGAGGAACTGAAGGGCGTGCTTCAGGAACCGCTCGGGGTACTGGAACTGCGATCCGTGCCCGGCGTCGGGGTAGATCAACAGCTGGGCGTCGGGGATGTTCTGGGCGAGGTGCCAGGAGTTGATCGAGGCGATCATTATGTCGTTCTCGCCGTTGAGGACCAGCGTCGGCTGGGTGATCGCGTTCAGGTAGGCGTAGGGGTTCTCGCCGGGCAGCGGTTCCCCGTAGGCGATGGCCGCTTCGAACTGCGCCTGTGCGACTGCGGGCGAGCTCGGCGGGTCCTGGTCGACCCGCTGGTGGCGTCGCTCCCAGAAGGCCCGGCCCGCTTCGACCGCGGCCTCGGAGCGGCCGAAGAACAGGAAGACGAAGTCCTCCACGGTGGGGACCGGATTCGCTGCCACCTCGGGCACCTTGGGGTCACTCGTCGGGTCCCCGCCCCGCGGGCTGGTGGCGAGCAGGAGGAGCTTGCGCACCAGCTGCGGGTGGCGCAGCGCGACCTCCTGCGCCTGGTGACCGCCGATCGAGAAACCGAGCAGGTCGACCTGCTCCAGCCCCAGCGCCCGGATGACCGCGGCGATGTCGTCGGCCATGTCCTCCATCCGGTTGCGCGGCGTGCCGGACGACGAGGCGACGCCGCGCCCGTTGAACAGGATGACCTCACGGCCTTCGGCCAGGCCGTCGGTGAGCAGGGGGTCCCAGTGGTCCATCCCCCCGAGGAAGTGCTGGACGAGGAAGATCGGCACGCCGGAGGGCTTGCCCCAGCGGCGGTAGGCGAATCGGTCGCCGTCGACCTCGACGTACTGGGTCGGGGCGGTCACATGCGTGTCACTCATGGTCCGAGCCTTTCTGGAGGGGATGAATAATAGGATGCTGGTCGTAATCTAAAAGTCAAGCTTTTAGATGTCGAATGACATCTAAATCTGCTTGGCTGTCGATCGCAGAACCGTGCGCACATCGTCGCGACGGCCGCCCGGCTGTTCCGTGAGCGCGGTTATGAAGGTGTCGGTGCGGCGGAGCTGATGGCGGCTGCCGGGCGCACCCATGGCGGGTTCTACAAGCACTTCCGCTCCAAGGCCGACCTGATGGCCGAAGCGTCTACGAACGGGCTCTCGCAGACCGCGGCACGGGCAGAAGGGCTGGGCCCCGCCGAGTTCGTCGAGAGCTACGCCTCCCGGGAGCATCGCGACGGGCGCGGCGACGGCTGCACCATCGCGGCCCTCGGCGGCGACGCCGCCCGTCAGCCGGCGGACATCAAGACCGAGTTCGAAGCGGGGATCGAGAACCTGGTGACGGCCCTTCAGGCCCCGAGCGACACACCGGGGGACGCGGACCAGGATCAGCGCGCGACCCGCGCCATGGTGATCGACATGCTCGCCCATTCGATCGGCGCGATCCTGCTGTCGCGGGCATGCCCCGACGATTCTCCGCTGGCGGACGAAATCCTCGATGCCTGCCGCAAGGAGATTCTCGCCTCGCTGACGCACAGCAGCAGCGACCAGCCAGCGGCTCGGAGGACCAAAGCCTGCCCGCAGCCGACCGAGGCGAGTGGCGGGGCTCTCCGGCCGGGAGCCGACGGCCGGGCTGCCGTTGAGGCGTGTCCGGCCGCCAGGGGGACCCCGGTGGGTCGGGGATGGAACCCGCCTGGGGTGTCGCGGTGCCCGCGGGCGCCCTGTGGGGCGCTGGGGTCGGTCGTGGGCGTGGCCGGGGGGAGGAGCTCAGAGGGCTTCGTTGACCCGGCCGATGTACTCGCCCAGCTGGTACTCGACGTCGAGGCCCTTTTCGGCGGCCAGTGCGCCGATCCCGACCGCACGCGCGGCGAATCCCGGCTGGGTCAGCGTGCCCGCGAATTCGCCGAAAGCCGCGACCAGGTGGGCGTCCGGCGGCAGCGTCGCCCGATTGACCTGGGACTTCGCGGTCGCCAGTGCCTGCCGGTCGAAGGAGGCGAGACGGGCGACCGTCGCGTCGACGAAAGCGTCGAGTTCGGCGTCGGGCAGGGTCCGGGTGACCCATCCCCAGCGCTCGGCCAGGTCGGCGTCGTAGTCGGCGCTGGTCAGGATCGCCTCCAGTGCGCGGTCGCGGCCGATGAAGCGCGGCAGCCGCTCGCCGCCGCCTCCGCCGGGGACGAGGCCGATGCCGACCTCGGGCTGGCCGAAGAACGCCTTCTCGCGGCTGGCGTAGCGCAGGTCGCAGGCCAGGGCCAGCTCGTTTCCGCCGCCGCGGGTACGGCCCCGGATGGCCGCGATGCTGACGAACGGAGCCTTGCTCAGCCGCAGGACCGTGTCGGTCCAGACCGGGTTGTCGTCCTCGTGCTCGGGCACGGGGATGCCGCCGGCCTGGGCGGCGTCGAAGTGGTTGATGAAGAAGTCGGGGACTTCACTGCTGAAGACGACGACCTGGATGTCCGGATCGTTCTCCAGCTCCGAAACGATCTTGTGCAGCGCTACGACGGACTCGGGAACCACCAGGTTCACAGGAGGATTCGAGAACGTGATCCTCGCGGTCCGCGGGGTCGTCCGCTCCAGGCGGATCGTGCTGGGCTGGCTCATGGCGTGGTTTCCGTTTCGTAGGGGGCTTGGGCTTGCGTGGCCGTGATCGCGTGCGGCGACCACGGAGTTGTTGGGCTTGGTGGGGTGCGGGTGTCGCCGACTTGCCCGTCGGAGCGGCATCGGCTGTGCCAGTCCCGCCTGCACCTGTGCGGCATGGTGCGGGCTCCGTTCGTTCGAGCTCATGGCGAGCCGGCGCTCGTTCCCCACCGGCCGACGAACCGCAGCCGTCGAGACCGTCCGGCAGCGTACGAACGAGCGGGAAAGGTCAGGCGGACGGAATGACGATCGGGGTGCCGAATAGAAGTTGCTGATGTCGATCACGAGAGGAGCCGCACAGGTGGGGAAGCACTCGACCATGGCCTGCTTGTAGGCCTGGCCGTCGTCGCCGAGGAGCTCGTCGGCAACCTTCAGGTACTCGGCCGTCTCCGCGAGTGGGTGGTTCATGGGTCCTTGAGCGGGTCTGCTGCCGCCTGATGGTGCGCGGAGGAGCGAAATTCTGCCGGTCCGCGGTTGGTGATCTGGTGAGGTGACCGGGTGAGTGAACGCAAGCCGCATCCGAGTGACTTGTCGGACGAGCAGTGGTTGCTGATCGAGCCGGTGATCACCGCGTACTACTTCGCGGCCTGGCGGGGCGACGGGACCGACCAGGTCATTCATGAGCTGGGGTGAGGTGCGCTCATAGTGGAGGGCGCTTTGCTCGCTCCTGGTCCGGCTCCGGATGCGTGAAGGAAATCGGACGGCGACGGGACGCCGGTGGGACGGGAGACGGGTTGCCGAGCAGGTCCGGCGGTTCGGCTCCCGGCCGTTGCCGCTCACTCCTGGTAGTGCGGGAGGACCTTTCCGTTCTTGACGTAGGTGAGGGCGGCGGTGACGTCGTAGGCGTGGATCGCGGAGACCAGCGGTGCCAGCTGGTCGGACAGGTCCTGGATCACCTTGCCGGTGAAGAAGGCATCCCGTGCTGCGGTGTCGGTGAACCCGAGGATGAGGGAGGCGTGGAAGCGCTGGTCGTGGGGGTTGTCGTGGGCGACGTTCGGGGTGTCCCAGAGCTTTTCGATCCAGGGCAGGAACGTCTGCGTGCGCAGCTCCTTCAGCATTCCGGTGCCGGCAAGTACGGGGACGAGCTGCTTCTTGATCAACTTCCGGAACTCGGCCGCACCGGCCTCGTCTCTGCGGCGCAGGTAGACCAGGACGCGGGTCCCGACCTTCTCGCCCGGGCCTGCGACGTCGTACCAACGGGAGGAGTTCGGCGTGCCGGTGTAGAGCAGGGTGCGCCGGAAGACGTTGATCTCGTCGGCGTAGGCCAGCTTCGTCTGCTTGCGCCCCTGTGAGGGCGCAAGCGGCGACTGGAAGGTGACTTCCGCGACGCCGTCGATCTTCCGGTCGACGGGGATCGAGGTCTCCACTCCGCCGGTCGCCGGCCACCGGCCGGGGTTGCGCTCGGCGAGGTGGATCTGGCGGTACTCCTCCAGGCCGGGGGTGGCGGAGATGATCCTTGAGTGCGGGCCCTTCCAGTGGTCCATACCAGTCTGGCGGGGCTGGTCGGTGCGCACCCACAACAGGATCGAGGAGGTGAAGTGCTTCTTCACGTCCAGTTGCACGGCGGCCGGTTGCACGCTCACGGTGTTGCCCTTCTCTTCCTGGTCAGGCGGTGGTCATCCGGCGAGGAACTCGGCGGCGACCGGGGCGAACTCCTCGTGGTACTGGAAGATGCCGCCGTGACCGGAGTCGGGGTAGATGATCAGCTCGCTGCCCTTGATGCGCCGGTGCAGGTCGCCGGAGAGGACCGAGGGGACCATGCGGTCGTTGTCGCCGTTGGCGATCAGCGTGGGCTGGGTGATCTTCGACAGGTCGTCGGGGGTGGAGAGCCCCCACTTCTTGATCGCCTTCAGCTGCGTCTGGAAGGCCTTGAACTTGATGTCCGCGTCGCGGTCGACGGTGCGTTCCTTGAGCCGGTTGACGAAGGCGCGCGCGGCGGTCTTGCCGGCGGCGTTGCGGTTGAAGAACAGGAACTCCTTGGGGTCCGAACGAGTCAGGGTGGCCCGCAGCGTGTCCCAGTAAGTGGTGGCGACGACCTTGTCGATGTCCTTGCCGCCCTTGGGCCCGGTGCCGGTGAGGACGAGCTTGCGGATGAGCTCGGGGTGCTTCACCGCCAGGGCCTGGGCGACCATGCCGCCGAGGGAGAAGGAGAAGACGTCGATCTTGTCGTACCCGAGGGCCTTGACGAAGGTGTAGGCGTCGTCGGCCATCGCCTCGACACTGTCCGGCACCTGGCCGGTGGAGGCTCCGACACCGCGGTTGTCGAAGGCGATGACATGGCGGCCTCTGGCGATGGGGTCGATGATGCGCGGGTCCCAGTTGTCCAGGGTCCCGGCGAGGTGGACGAAGAAGACGACGGGGATGCCGCCCTCGGGCCCCAGCTCACGGTAGGCGTAGGTGACACCGCCGGTGGCGATGGTGCGGGCCGGGGCCTTCGCGTAGGAGGTGATGACGGGTTCGTTCGGGGTGGCCTTGGTGCTCATGGTGGTTTCTCCTTGCTTGTTCTGTGCCGGTGCGGTCTGGACCGTCCGTCGCGGTCGCGGCGGGATCAGTAATTGCCGGTGATGTCCTGCTTTGCCGCGGACGGACCATGGGAGAGGGACTGTGCGACTACCCCTTCCGAGCCGGGGACCCGCACGTCACGAGCGCCATCACCGGGAGGGCGACCCCTAATTGACTTACGATCGTAATGTTATCGGTGTGGCCGAGAGACCGCAAGCGTTCCGAGGCGAGTGGGATCGTGTGGCGGCCTACCGGTCCAGCACCGGCGCACGCCGTCAGCCGCGCGCGTCCCGGCGGAGAACGGGGCGCAGCGTGTGCGGCGGGGAGCGCGCCGCGTCGGCGATGACGAACACCGGAGGATCAGCCGGAAGACCGTCACTGCTCTTGCTGACCGTCTCCCGGCCCAGACCGCCGCGCCCGGCCTGCCCGAGTACCCGGACCACCCCCGCATCCTCGCCGTCTTCAACGAGGTCGCCGGCCCCCCTCCGGGCCCGTGGTGTGTGCGAAGCGCTCGACCACGAAATACCCCGAAGAACATCGAAGGCACCCGGGCCAAGCTGAAACGCATCGTCAGACTCGATGTCCTCACCGGGTCGACGCCGACAACTGCACCAGGCAGCAGTGGCCGCCGCGAAACCCGCGACCAGCGGTTCTGCCTCAGCGCTGGCGAGAAACGGACAGCACCCACGAACTGCCCTCTGCCGCTGGTCGGAGGTCTCACCGCCCAGGAGGGTTTCGAAGACGAACGGAACGCTGTCGATGACCTCGGTATCCGGGGTGACCAGGACGGTGGGGCCGCATCCGCCGCGGGGACCGGGATGCCGGTCGGGTCCATGAGATCGCCGCGCGCCGCCATCTGATCACGTGTGACAGCCGGCGCGTGAATGGGTGCGCTGAAGCGGACCGAGCCCTGGAAGTGGTCCGGGTGTTCATGGGTGATGATGGGCCGGTCCGGCGGTTTGCCGAACTCCTTGGCATATGCGACGACCTCGTCGGCGCCCGCGGTCGAGATCTGGCCGTCCACCGCGACAAACCGGCCCGGGGTCTCGATCAGCTGGGTGGTGACGTTGATGTTGTCGTCGGGAGCCATGTAACTGTGCACCCGCACGTCGCCCTTCTCGATGATGGTGACGGTGCCTCTCATGGTTCAACTCCTTCCGGTGTCCTGCGCGGAGAGGCGTTGTGGGGCCCGGTATGAGTTCTTCTGCCGGGTGCTCGTGCGGGTTCGCGGGCCGAAGCCGGAAACCGCTGGTCACGGGCGGTGTGTGGGGCGGGCGTGTTGTGCTGGAGCGCCGGTTGCGGCTGGTGAGCCGCGTTCGGGCGCTGGGGGCGCGGGCACGCAGCGCGCCGGCGAGTGCGGACCTGCGCCTCGACGTTCCACCCGTCGTCGAGGCCGCCAGGTACCCGCGCATTTCCGGCGGACACGGTCCGTACGTGGCTTCGGGTCATGATGAGCGGCTGGACGGTCGGGTCGACGAGCTTCTGCCCGGGGCCGCCCGCCCGTCGTGGATGTCGAACCGGCGGGCGGCCGTGGTGATCGTGGCGCTGGAGGTGATCCCTTAGGCGTAGGCGTCGTCCGCTGGTCGTGCACGGGTGCTCGCAGGGCGCTGCTCAGTCGCTCTGCTGACGTGCGATGCCGAGGTATTCGCCCAGACGGGACTCCACCTCTTCGACACCTTTCTCGGCGAGTATCTTCTCGAACAGGGGCGCGCTCGCCTGGACCCCTGGCCAGGTCAGGGAGCCCAGGAACTCGGAGTAGGCCGTCAGCAGGTCGGCGTCGGGCGGGAGCGTCGCCCGGTTGACCTGTGCCTTGGCGGTCGCCAGCGCCGTCTTGTCGAAGGACGCCAGTCGGCTGGCGATGCCGTCCACGAAGCCGTCCAGTTCGGCGTCGGCGACGGTGCGGGTCACCCATCCGTACCGTTCCGCCGTGTCGGCGTCGTAGTCGGCGCTGCTGAGGATGGCTTCAAGCGCCCGATCCCGTCCTATGAGCCGGGGCAGGCGCTCCGTACCCCCGCCGCCGGGAACGATCCCGCCGCCGACCTCGGGGTGGCCGAACACCGCGTGCTCGCGGCTGGCGTAGCGCAGGTCGCAGGCCAGGGCCAGTTCGTTTCCGCCGCCCCTGGTCCGGCCGCGGATGGACGCGATGCTGATGAACGGAGCCGTGGCCAGCCGTAGCACGACATCGGTCCACGCCGGCGTGGCCTCCGGATCGGACGGCGACGGCAGGAAGTCAGTGACCCGGCCGAGGTCGAAGTGGTTGAAGAAGTAGCCGGGCGTGCTGCTGGTGAAGAGGACTACGTGAACCTGCGGGTCCTCGCTCAGCTCCGTGACGATCTCGACCAGTCGGGACGCGGTCTCCCCGACGATGAGGTTCACCGGTGGATTCGAGAAGGTGATCCTGCGGATGGCCGGTGTCAGCCGCTCCACACCGATCGTGCTGGGTTGCGTCATCGTGTGCTCCAAGGGTGACTGTGATGGTTTGTCAGCAAGACGTATTTGCCGGGGCCCCTGAGCCGGCAGAGGCGGCGCCCGGAGTCAGGTCTGGCCCGCGTGGTCATGTCGTGCCGCTCCATGCTGTTGCTTCCACCCGATCGGCCCGACGGCGAGCGGGGTAGGCGTGGCGCCGACCGACCGGGTGCGCGGGGCTGTTCGTCGAGGGCGGGCGCGGCGACGTGCCGACGCGGAAGGAGATCGGGACGGCAGTGCGGCGCGGTCCCGGTTTCGAGCTGGTGGCCGCCCGCGGCACTCGTGGTGTTCGGCGCGGCGGGCTGAGCCACTGTCCTGCCGACGTTCTCCGGCTCCGGGGCGCCGTCGTCATGCTTTCTCCTGCGGTGGGGCGCGGGTGTGATGATCACGCCCGACGGTAGGCCGGAGGTGGGGGAAGCGGATCCGCCATCGTGTCCGGCATCGTGTCCGTCAAGACATCGCCAGATGTTGTTGAAGGCGGTGGCCCAAAGTGGCTACGGGCGACCGCAGCCCTTTAAGCTTTCAAGCAAATGGACTTGTACGGACGGCGCCTTGAGCAGGCAGCCCTTGACCGGAGCCTTGACGGCGCCCGTCAGGGATCCGGAGCCACCACGATGTTGTGGGGTGAACCCGGCATCGGTAAGACCGCGCTGCTCGAATACGCGGCCCAGTCAGCCGCCGCGGACTTCACCGTCCTGCGATGTCGCGGTACGCGCCTTGAGTCCGGGCTCGCCTTCGCCGCGCTGCACGAACTGCTGTGGCCGGTGACGGAGCGGATCGGTACGCTTCCGCGGCCACAGGCCAAGGCCCTGAACGGGGCGCTCGGGCTGAGCGACGACGCGGCGGACCGGTTCCTGATCGGCGTGGCCGTACTGACCCTCGTGGGAGAACTGGCCAAGAAGCGGCCGGTCCTGATCGTCGCCGACGACGCCCAGTGGCTGGACGAGCCGTCAGCTCAGTGCCTGGCCTTCGTCGCACGCCGGTTGCGGGATCAACCCGTGGTCATGCTTCTCACCGGTCATGACGATCCCGTCGAGGGCCCCTGGGAGAAACTGGCGGCGATGGAGGTGGGCGGGCTGGACGTGGGCAACGCGACTCTCCTGGCCCGTGCCGCCGCTCCGCACGCGGACGAGGCGGTGATCCGCCGCACGGTCCGTGCGGCGGCCGGCAATCCGCTCGCACTGCGCGAGCTGCCCACGGCCGAAGTGGCCGGCGACCTCTCGGCGTACCCGCTCGGCG
This genomic stretch from Streptomyces deccanensis harbors:
- a CDS encoding SDR family oxidoreductase, which gives rise to MKIEGSVALVTGANRGIGKAFADELLARGATKVYAAVRDVASITDPRLTPVALDVTDPAAVAAAAAQFADVSIVVNNAGVASSNFPLSASLDVARSELEVNYFGLISMTQAFAPVVAANGGGAFVNMLSVASWAAYPVAATYGASKAAAWSYTNAARQQLKTQGTEVVAVHVGPVDTDMQAGFDVAKTPPADVARSALDALEAGRPEAIVDELSRNVKSTLHDDQALLYPAIMAQFTGQLGD
- a CDS encoding alpha/beta fold hydrolase codes for the protein MSDTHVTAPTQYVEVDGDRFAYRRWGKPSGVPIFLVQHFLGGMDHWDPLLTDGLAEGREVILFNGRGVASSSGTPRNRMEDMADDIAAVIRALGLEQVDLLGFSIGGHQAQEVALRHPQLVRKLLLLATSPRGGDPTSDPKVPEVAANPVPTVEDFVFLFFGRSEAAVEAGRAFWERRHQRVDQDPPSSPAVAQAQFEAAIAYGEPLPGENPYAYLNAITQPTLVLNGENDIMIASINSWHLAQNIPDAQLLIYPDAGHGSQFQYPERFLKHALQFLDE
- a CDS encoding enoyl-CoA hydratase/isomerase family protein, translated to MSQPSTIRLERTTPRTARITFSNPPVNLVVPESVVALHKIVSELENDPDIQVVVFSSEVPDFFINHFDAAQAGGIPVPEHEDDNPVWTDTVLRLSKAPFVSIAAIRGRTRGGGNELALACDLRYASREKAFFGQPEVGIGLVPGGGGGERLPRFIGRDRALEAILTSADYDADLAERWGWVTRTLPDAELDAFVDATVARLASFDRQALATAKSQVNRATLPPDAHLVAAFGEFAGTLTQPGFAARAVGIGALAAEKGLDVEYQLGEYIGRVNEAL
- a CDS encoding strictosidine synthase, which gives rise to MSVQPAAVQLDVKKHFTSSILLWVRTDQPRQTGMDHWKGPHSRIISATPGLEEYRQIHLAERNPGRWPATGGVETSIPVDRKIDGVAEVTFQSPLAPSQGRKQTKLAYADEINVFRRTLLYTGTPNSSRWYDVAGPGEKVGTRVLVYLRRRDEAGAAEFRKLIKKQLVPVLAGTGMLKELRTQTFLPWIEKLWDTPNVAHDNPHDQRFHASLILGFTDTAARDAFFTGKVIQDLSDQLAPLVSAIHAYDVTAALTYVKNGKVLPHYQE
- a CDS encoding alpha/beta fold hydrolase, yielding MSTKATPNEPVITSYAKAPARTIATGGVTYAYRELGPEGGIPVVFFVHLAGTLDNWDPRIIDPIARGRHVIAFDNRGVGASTGQVPDSVEAMADDAYTFVKALGYDKIDVFSFSLGGMVAQALAVKHPELIRKLVLTGTGPKGGKDIDKVVATTYWDTLRATLTRSDPKEFLFFNRNAAGKTAARAFVNRLKERTVDRDADIKFKAFQTQLKAIKKWGLSTPDDLSKITQPTLIANGDNDRMVPSVLSGDLHRRIKGSELIIYPDSGHGGIFQYHEEFAPVAAEFLAG
- a CDS encoding enoyl-CoA hydratase/isomerase family protein, which gives rise to MTQPSTIGVERLTPAIRRITFSNPPVNLIVGETASRLVEIVTELSEDPQVHVVLFTSSTPGYFFNHFDLGRVTDFLPSPSDPEATPAWTDVVLRLATAPFISIASIRGRTRGGGNELALACDLRYASREHAVFGHPEVGGGIVPGGGGTERLPRLIGRDRALEAILSSADYDADTAERYGWVTRTVADAELDGFVDGIASRLASFDKTALATAKAQVNRATLPPDADLLTAYSEFLGSLTWPGVQASAPLFEKILAEKGVEEVESRLGEYLGIARQQSD